In Microplitis demolitor isolate Queensland-Clemson2020A chromosome 10, iyMicDemo2.1a, whole genome shotgun sequence, the sequence TTACcgaataattttgagttatcGATTTAGAAAAGCGaaatatcgattttaattttcgatttattggttttttaaatattatgtatCGATGTAaaacttcgatatatcgatttcatactttaaactttaataaatcgaTTCTAAAATTTGATGTATCGATTATTGACTCCAATGTATCAAAATCTAATTGTAGATATTCGATATGTTGATGCAGACTTCgatatattgatttaaaattttgatatatgaATTTTAGAAGTTTGAACTTCAATGTATAGATGTTAGACTTCGATACATCGATAAGAgtcttcgatatatcgaaaacGAAAAATCGATTTCAAGATCGAAACTTCGATATTTCAATACGAAAATTTTGTACATCGATCTAgacttcgatatatcgatgtaaatttcgatatatcgattgtcGAATTcgatatattgttttttttttcttcagaaaatgtaaataaattaaatttatagctGAAGAAAAAATGGCAAGACCTTGGGACacaaaagaaagaaaaaaagtttattatctttttatttatctggATAAATGCCCAATGCCATTgccatatttataattccacatacggtttattatttatttatttatttattttctttgtgcAGCAACAGCACGAAGATGATTCATCTCTATGATCTCTATCTCGCTCGGCCACCAACTAGTCTACTAgacatttaaactttttccgTACTTCCggtttctatttttaaatatacaaagaATTATTTCGAACAGACTTTCGTAGTTTCGTAGTCGTATTGCCGTACATACAATCATACAAAGAGAAAAACAAAATGGCCAGCGCTGTTACGCGAGTTATTTTACGGTGCGAAGatgctgaaaaaaataataaacttggtattaattaattgcttaaactattttatatttaactataaattttttttaaggaataCGGACGCGGTAGTTGAttctttgttttaatttagttCCGTATGAGAAACGAAAGCAAGTGAAAGTttacatttattgtttttttttttttttttttttttattattattaattccgTCTAATTACTTAACTttactaaataaaacaattattacgCTTTTacttaaacatatttttaatttcgcaCCATATTAACCACTGACCATTTTACCCCCCATCGGGCGTTATGAGAAAAATTATCGGATGTTCATATGACTGACGTAATCCCGCGTtgaatgagtaccaacaatcatatattttaaccgagtactcatattttaattactgacttttcatttcttttaaatttttgctaaaaaattatttttataaaaaaattgatcatgTATTCgtatagagaataaaatttcctgtaAAACGAGTACCCACAACGCTAGGGTCGGATAAAATCAGTGATTAgtgtaattactaattaaaattaattaatacaaattgAAATTTACTTAATGATGGAAATATAgggatgtgggtactcaaacaaAAGGAAATTTTCTCGGcatcacaaaaatattagtaaaacttttgaaaaatttttttttgcaatttcaattttggaaaaaaacttttttttttgactaccATGATGTGGGTACTTAATCTTcaggaaatttaatgagtaattttacaatgataataatttttgtgttacagATTTATCAGAGTGCCAATTAATTCAAGTACCTGACGCagtttatcatttaatgaGACATACTGAATTAAAATCATGTGATTTAAGCAGTAATGTTATCACTAAAATACCACCTAAATTTGCTGTTAAATTTTCGTTAATAACtggtgaataatttttttttattttataattattaagttgtcattaaaaaaaaaaaaaatcttctttttatttcagaattaaatttaagtcataatcaaataagtaaattaccAGATGAGCTCGCCGAGTTACAAGAATTAGAGAGACTCGATATTTCACATAATACATTTATATCATTACCACCAGTTACATATAGAATCCCACAACTAAAGCAATTGTTTGCTaacaataattcaataataggtaattattattattattattattattaaaaaagaaaaaaaaaattactgaattaatttaaaattttttcttctagaTGTGGATGTTGAAAGACTCAAAAATGCACCATCGTTggaatttatcgatttatgTGACAACACAATTCcaccaaaaatatatgatttattaaaagatttaaattcaattaaaattgaattaacgCCACGTCAACTTGAAGAGTGGGAGGATTTAACTGTCTAGcgataactttattttttaatttatctttttttttttttttttataataagaaaatgTGATATTTGCTCAATGAGTCAATGCATTTCATTGGCCAagtattattacaatatttgtGATCTTTATTTAAACGTCAATGCATTTTAAACTGTATTGACAAATATCACTATTTACTGATACCGCtaactattattatcaaatcttttaaaattcataacttgGAAGAAAATTGAGATCGAGGCCCGTTTTTCGGCTCAAATTAAAGGTCAAGGTTCAAGGATCAATTTTTGTTAATGTTTGATCAAATTTCGATcaatagttttcgagatatcgatctATTTAGATTCATAGAGATAGAGcctgatttttaataaatttgaatttttgaatcggAGCGGgaactttagaaaatttgtAACTTTTAGGAAAATTGAGATTAAGACTCGTATTTGGGCTCAAATCAAAGGTTaatgttcaaaataaaaaaaaaaaattattgatcgaATTGTCAGAAAAATCTCCACAATTATTGAGTGTACGATAAACCTTAAccggaagtaaaaaaaaagttagcggtttgaagatgaaaaaaatgaattataattttgttgtcACGAGTAAACTGCCGTcagctgaaaaataattataaaaacatttatacttaataactaattaccttattgattaattctagtcatatatttttagcatacattaattatcaataattaattaataaataaattataattagcgcacaatttttatataattaatatttaacagtACTAACGattgtatattaataaatgaaattttttgacactGATCAGTCAATACTTCTTTTTAGTAcctgtattattaatttttattattaattatttaattaattataataataaaattaaaatattacaataaagtTATTGAGTCGAGTATCTACAATACttataatgatataaaatcacaaaatatacataataaagATACggtttagtaaataaaataaaaagatatttattaaaaatttaactctcTGTACTGATTAAATAATAGTGCACTTTACgagtttcataaaattcttGCAAACCATTGAGTTTAgaggtaaattttataagactAAAATTTGagagcatttaatttcctgtggaaagagtacccacaagacttacttattttatatatttatttgagtaatTAGAGTAATGAAAAGTATGACACGGTATTTATCTTGAAAACGGTTGGTCGTAGGAAGAAAATTATAAGGACCAAAATTGTAAGGAATCGAATTTCCTTTGGAAAGAGTACCCACATGCCCTgctaatttttgatttaaaaaaaatatatatatatatatatttaaatacctaGTATATTTATCTCGTCAACTATCACTCTTATGACAAAACacgaagaataaaaaaatgatttaaattaaattacctgaAGAATGAATACCAACAAGacttacttattttaaatatttgttcgaGTAATTAGAGTAATTAAAAGTATGACTTGGAATTTATCTTGGAAATGGTTGGTCGTAGGAAGAAAGTTGTAAGGACCAAAattgtagggaattaaatttcctttaggAAGAGTACTCACATGccctacttatttttaatttataaaacaaaaaatgtgtattttaATAGCTAGTATATTTATCTCGTGAACTATCACTCTTACGCCAAAATACaaagagtaaaaatatttttaaaatgaaatttcttctcaaaagagtacccacaagcccAACTTATTTCCTCATTAAAACTCAAGTGCActataaaaacttaaattaaacaaattacaaCCCCGTGTACAGAGagctaattaaataaatttatagttacCCTTAACCCACCGTCGTATAtacatcttttatttatatatttatatttatatttatatatatattttttcttctttttaattaattaaattaataattaataaaaaggaTACACGAAACTTTTAATACCTTAAAAAAAGCACACGTAGTGTGACACAAGCACGTCAATCGAACGACAATGAAGCATTTTATAAATCGATCCATTATCTCTCGATTAagcaattttcttttaattttttgattaattaattaattaattataattgttcaTATAAGCACTTTCCTTTCTTGTATTGCGTGTcgacgtaaataaaatataattattgtaataataataataataataataatagtaattataataattaaattgagaacAGATTGCACGATTAGCGTTTTGTTCTTATCTGAGTATTTGAATCGACTTACCCAAGTTAAAAACGATTAgattagtactttttttttgttttttgaatttttttttttttcgtttttttttttttgtttttttttttttgaaaaaattattatttgtcgaaaaaaaatttagcaggAAGGTTATGTGTCGAAAAGTTGATACTCTATGTAGGAGGTGGGAACAAAGCCCTCGATGGGCTGAGACATGCGACGTACTCGCGTCCAACCGTCCCCTTGGTCTAGTTCAATCATGTAGAGTTCCTCGCCATCGTACATAGGAATCGAACCTTCGGATGTACCTGAAAGAAATTGTTttggtataaatttatagaagGAAAAGTGTGATAGATACGGGTTAATTGTTGGGctctgaaaattaaaatttttgaatctggAGGCgggagatttaaaaattcgtttaaaaataattaccatcaaATGGATAGAGAGCACGACAAGTTCCCAGAGGAGGTTGAGCGTCGAGTTCATCAGCATCGTACTCCTCTCCAGCACCACTGCCAGGCAATGAAGTTCTCGAAGTACCAAGACCAGACTCCGGGCTATTCGTGGAACTGTGCATGAGTACGGTAAAGCTAATACCATTTTTTGCCTATTACGCGATGACTCAAAAACTCAAATCATCGCTACCAAATTTACTATCTTCTAACTAATTTAACTAtatcactaattaatttaaaaaacttactcATGTGTAGGCTGAGGTGTGCTAGGTGACGTTGTCTGTTTATGTGCTTGGGCATGAGCATTACCAACACTCGAGTCAGATGCAGACCGCGATAAACTTTCCTCACCGCCTGAATGACTCGATCGACGTGAACTCACTCGTGCTGATGACCCGTTACTCGTTGGGGCTTTTCTTTGTGCTTGACTTggactattttat encodes:
- the LOC103577822 gene encoding leucine-rich repeat-containing protein 57 isoform X2, with translation MASAVTRVILRCEDAEKNNKLDLSECQLIQVPDAVYHLMRHTELKSCDLSSNVITKIPPKFAVKFSLITELNLSHNQISKLPDELAELQELERLDISHNTFISLPPVTYRIPQLKQLFANNNSIIDVDVERLKNAPSLEFIDLCDNTIPPKIYDLLKDLNSIKIELTPRQLEEWEDLTV
- the LOC103577822 gene encoding leucine-rich repeat protein soc-2 isoform X1; the protein is MKPPYENTEGVIAQLSQEEGERNVATAICVQLAGRAIIRVVSRCEEAQDNCNLDLSECQLIQVPDAVYHLMRHTELKSCDLSSNVITKIPPKFAVKFSLITELNLSHNQISKLPDELAELQELERLDISHNTFISLPPVTYRIPQLKQLFANNNSIIDVDVERLKNAPSLEFIDLCDNTIPPKIYDLLKDLNSIKIELTPRQLEEWEDLTV